The following are from one region of the Stigmatella ashevillena genome:
- a CDS encoding ABC transporter ATP-binding protein: MPLLSLDQVTLRYTAGGTAAVDGLCLELAPGETLALVGPSGCGKTTTLRLVAGFERPDTGTVTLEDRLLSGPGAFLPPDQRRVGMVFQDFALFPHLSVLDNVTFGLDALPRREQVTRARAMLELFGLGGFEARMPHTLSGGQQQRVALARALAPGPRVLLLDEPFSSLDAALRATTRSEVRRVLKSLETAVVLVTHDQQEAMAFADRLAVMRAGKVEQAGTPEVVYTTPRSAFVAWFLGGTNLVPGSAFGNGARTALGILPLQGEAKGPVLLSLRPESLRLVPDKDAVAVGGALRAEVLSREFQGHGVEFTVGCAGMELTVRGGPEALLRPGDRVRLEVVGKAVVLEDPPPDERSPT; the protein is encoded by the coding sequence ATGCCGCTGCTCTCGCTCGATCAGGTCACCCTTCGTTACACCGCCGGTGGCACCGCCGCGGTGGACGGGCTTTGCCTGGAACTGGCCCCCGGTGAGACGCTGGCCCTGGTCGGTCCCTCGGGTTGCGGCAAGACGACGACGCTGCGGCTCGTGGCCGGGTTCGAGCGGCCGGACACGGGCACCGTCACGCTGGAGGACCGCCTCTTGTCCGGGCCGGGCGCGTTCCTTCCGCCGGACCAGCGCCGGGTGGGCATGGTGTTCCAGGACTTTGCCCTCTTCCCCCACCTGTCCGTGTTGGACAACGTCACCTTTGGCCTGGATGCGCTGCCGCGCCGGGAGCAAGTGACCCGCGCCCGCGCCATGCTGGAGCTGTTCGGGCTGGGCGGCTTCGAGGCGCGAATGCCCCACACGCTCTCGGGAGGCCAGCAGCAGCGGGTGGCGCTGGCCCGGGCGCTGGCCCCGGGACCGCGGGTGTTGCTCCTCGATGAGCCCTTCTCCAGCCTCGATGCGGCGCTGCGGGCCACGACCCGGAGCGAGGTGCGCCGGGTGCTCAAGTCCCTGGAGACGGCCGTCGTGCTCGTCACGCACGACCAGCAAGAGGCGATGGCCTTCGCGGACCGGTTGGCGGTGATGCGCGCCGGGAAGGTGGAGCAGGCTGGGACGCCCGAGGTGGTCTACACCACGCCGCGCAGCGCCTTCGTGGCGTGGTTTCTCGGGGGCACCAACCTGGTTCCGGGCAGCGCCTTCGGCAACGGGGCTCGGACGGCGCTCGGGATTCTCCCGTTGCAAGGGGAGGCCAAGGGGCCCGTGCTGCTGTCCCTGCGGCCCGAGAGCCTGCGGCTCGTGCCCGACAAGGACGCGGTGGCCGTGGGAGGCGCCCTGCGCGCGGAGGTGCTCTCGCGTGAGTTCCAAGGGCACGGGGTGGAGTTCACCGTGGGGTGCGCGGGGATGGAGCTGACGGTGCGTGGGGGGCCGGAGGCCCTGCTGCGTCCAGGGGACAGGGTGCGCCTGGAGGTGGTGGGCAAGGCCGTGGTGCTCGAGGATCCTCCGCCGGATGAACGGTCGCCCACCTAG
- a CDS encoding YkvA family protein translates to MNVTGLRGMGTRFFGYLRDGRVPLWKKLTGVFAVLYFLSPVDAIPDVLPLLGWLDDLGVLSAAAFYMVRQVQQYRPVPDVEGVPKDLNGRPRLPSSRGAF, encoded by the coding sequence ATGAACGTGACTGGCCTTCGGGGGATGGGGACCCGTTTCTTCGGATACCTTCGCGATGGACGCGTGCCGCTGTGGAAGAAGCTCACGGGCGTGTTCGCCGTGCTCTACTTCCTGTCTCCCGTGGATGCGATCCCGGACGTGTTGCCCTTGCTGGGCTGGCTGGATGATCTCGGCGTGCTGTCCGCGGCGGCCTTCTACATGGTCCGCCAGGTGCAGCAGTACCGGCCGGTGCCGGACGTGGAGGGCGTTCCGAAGGACTTGAACGGGCGCCCGCGCTTGCCGTCTTCACGCGGCGCCTTCTGA